GTGAAAATACGATTTTAAAGCCCGGCTATACCGGGCTGGATCACGATATTCGCCTTAGCTTGTATGAAGTAGCGCGTGAACGGCTCAAACAGGCAGGATATGTACAATATTCCATGCGCCGTTTTGCTAAAAATGAGGGTACATCCAGCAAAGAGCTTTTGCCCTACAGTTGCCAGGAGGAGGGCATGGCTGGATTGGGGTGCGGAGCACGCTCTTATACACGCGATGTACACTATGCCAGCCGGTATGGTGTCAGTACAGCAGCCACACGTAGTATTATCGCGGATTATGTGGCGGCGGAGCGTCATGATCTGGCTGACTACGGCTTTATTTTAAATGCGGATGAGCGTAAGCGGCGCTTTATCCTGAAGGCACTTCTTCATCGGGAAGGATTGGAACTATGCGCCTATGCAGAGCGCTTCGGTGTATCCCTGGAAGACGATTTTACAGGAATGTCACTGCTGCTAGAAACGGGTATGGCTGTGGTCGAGGAGGGCACGCTTCGACTTACGGAGGAAGGAATGGCCTATTCCGATGCGATTGGGGACTGGATGATTTCCACATCAGTACGTGAGCGTATGGAAGGATATGTAGGCGCATGAGAGCGACCTTATATTATCGTGGTTCGTTGACCTCATGCAACTATGCTTGCCCTTACTGCCCATTCAGTAAAAACGTCGATAGTCGGGAAACGTTGAACAAGGATCGGGCGCAGTTGGAACGTTTTGCTGATTGGGTACGAGAGCAGGGCGCTTTGGGGCACCAGCTCTCCATTTTTTTTAATCCATATGGAGAAGCCTTGATTCATTCCTGGTATCGTAAGACCATGATTGAGTTCTCCCATATGGCGCATGTGGAAAAAGTGGCCGTACAGACGAACCTTTCGGCTAAGCTGGATTGGACAAAAGAACTAAATCCAGAGACGGCTGCGCTGTGGGCTACATATCATCCTGGAGAAACCAAAGAGCAAGCTTTTATATCGCAGGCTATGAAGCTATTTGAACTTGGCATTTCCTATAGTGTCGGTACAGTTGGATTGAAACAGGCGTTCCCGGCTATTCGTTCTTTGCGGGCGCAACTTCCAAAAGAAGTGTATATGTGGGTCAACGCCTACAAGGACCGACCCCATTATTATACGGATGCCGAGGTTGCCGAATTAACTGCAATAGATCCCTATTTTCAATGGAATTTAAAGGATTATAGTAGCCAGGGGCGAGCATGTCGCGCGGGAGAAGATGTATTTTACGTTCAAGGTGACGGACGAGTAAAACACTGCTATCAGGATCGCCGTGTGATTGGACACCTGTACAGAGACGGTCTGGAGGAGCTGAGCGCCCAGCGTCCGTGCCGGATGAAAGAATGCGGTTGTTATATCGGTTATATCCATATGGAAGAGCAGCCATTTCGGGAAATGTACGGTAACGGCTTGCTCGAAAGGGTGCCGCATACAACCATGATGATCCATTAGACAAAAAAGAGAAAAAAAAGAACCGCCCTTGCCATCAGGCAAAGAGCGGTTCTTCTGTTTGGAAATAAGTTTGTACGATTGCCTATGCAATTTAATTAAGTTTGGACAATAGCAGTAATTTCTTCATCCAGATCCAATCTGACCTGCTCGCGATAGGCACGAATATTGTATTCGGAATGAAGATATCTCAGAATAGCTTCTATCATATTAGCTTCCACTAGATATTGACTGCGTCCCTGGACATGAACTTCGGCTGTATAGCCTGTATCTTCATCCCAGCTTAGCTCCACAACCACATCGGTTGGTTGTACGCCCTTGCGTTCAGCCATATGCAGGCAAATGGCATTGACAATCTCATCCATGCTTAAAATCATAACTTAGTAACGTCCTCCACGAGAATCATCTGGTCTACGGCGATTTTTGATAGCTCGGTAGATACCTACACCAACCATAATCAGAACATAAATAGCTAGAACGTTAACGACCAGACCAAGCAAGCTACCCAATGCACCCATGTTGCCGAACAATCCGCCAAAGAGCATACCTGCCAAGCCGCCCAGCATCATACCTTTGAGGAACCCGCCACCGCCACCAAGGAACCCACCGGTTCTGCTTGTGTTGCCCGTAGTAGCACTAGATTTAGTTCCACTATCAGACTTATTGATGCCGCTGCTGTCATTCGCTTTGCTTGGTGTAGATTGGTATGATTTTGGTCCGGATTTAAATCCGCCACCACGCCTTGCATCAGCTGTAGATGGTGCGATCATAGCAATGAGTAGGGTGAAAGCCATCATCAGCATCATCATATTTTTCAAAGTGAATGTCTTTTTCATGTAAATATAATCCCCCTTAGTAATTTGTGTTATAGGTCAAACAACCGCTTACCCGTAATACGATATAGCATGGAAAAGGGTTTCAAAGAATTTTAAATTTTAAAAAAATAAACGATAACGTACATAAATCCCATACACGGATTGATAAAAACGTTCAGCTTTAGGGTTTAAGTAAAAACGGATTCGTGTCTGCTCTGACATCACCGGCAAGCAGCATGCGCAGCACCATTTGGCACCATTCCAGGCCTGCTCTAGCATTTAAAAGCCCTTTTTGCACTAAAATATAGTCACCGAAATTCTTACTGCCAAAGTGTAAATTTTCTGCGGGAATGTCGTTCAGTATATCCTCTAGATGCTGGATTTTCTGAATAAAATAACGTTTACGTTCTTCCAGCATACGATTGGCGCTCGTTTTGTCCGTCAACCAGAGACAGAATAATCGAAGGCTTAATTCGTCCCGTGTAACCGGAGCAGCTAACGTTTCCTGAGACCATTGCTGAAGCATATGGATTCCCTTGTCGGTAATGGTATACATTTTTTTATCAGGCTTGTCGGATTGCTGAATCCATCGGGAGGCTAGCAGTTCCTTGCTCTCCATACGGGCCAGTAGCGGATAGATCTGACTGTGCTTGGCCTGCCAAAAAGGCTGTATACGCAGCATCAGATCATAGCCGGAGGATTCCTCTCTGGCGAGTAGCCCCAACAGACCATACGATAGTAAATTCATATATCTTATCTCCTTCATCCATCTTAGTGACGGTTGTAACAGCTCTGCGGCAGATCATCTGCGGCTTCATAAAAAGTGTACACTGAAACTGTATGGTTTGACAACTTTCACACTGGTCGTTCACAGGTTAGCCAAAATTAGCTGGGGGCATTCTGTATGTATATGTGCTTTTTTTCATAGAAACAGGGTAGTTTAAGCACGTATGTACGCGCCTGAACTACCCCGGTAACTAGATATAGTGTTTACTGGTTATTCCCATCAACAACAAGTGTTAACGCTCCTGTATCTGGATGTATTACCATGCCATGAACGGGCGTATTCGGAGGGAGAAGGGGATGGTTTTTAATAAGCTTCACTGTAGTCTGTACCCCTTCTTCAATGTTGTCAAAACCTTTTAACCATTTATTCAGCTTAATACCTGAATTCTCCAATGTACTCAGCACTTCCTGCGAAATTCCGCGATCAAGCATTTCATTAACCATGTGATCAGCGTTTAATGCAGCCATACCGCATTCATAATGACCTACAACGAGCACTTCGTCTGCTCCCAGCTCGTATAGAGCGACTAGCACACTGCGCATTACGCTTCCAAAAGGCTGTGAAATAATTGCACCCGCATTTTTGATGATTTTGACATCACCGTTACGCAGGTTCATGGCTTTGGGGAGCAACTCCGTTAGCCGCGTATCCATACAGGTTATGATAACCATTTTTTTATTAGGGAACTTGCCTGTTCTATAGGCCTCGTATTCTTTGTTTTCTACGAAAACACGATTGTACTCTAAAATTTCTTGGATGTGATCCACGATTGTTCCCTCCAGATTCTAATAAAGTTTAATATGTACCGCCCAACGTTTGATCCAGGTATTAGGAGCTGGTCGTACATGTTGTGTGTTGATTATACTTTTTAATATAATTATCATCAAGTA
This window of the Paenibacillus polymyxa genome carries:
- a CDS encoding STM4011 family radical SAM protein, which encodes MRATLYYRGSLTSCNYACPYCPFSKNVDSRETLNKDRAQLERFADWVREQGALGHQLSIFFNPYGEALIHSWYRKTMIEFSHMAHVEKVAVQTNLSAKLDWTKELNPETAALWATYHPGETKEQAFISQAMKLFELGISYSVGTVGLKQAFPAIRSLRAQLPKEVYMWVNAYKDRPHYYTDAEVAELTAIDPYFQWNLKDYSSQGRACRAGEDVFYVQGDGRVKHCYQDRRVIGHLYRDGLEELSAQRPCRMKECGCYIGYIHMEEQPFREMYGNGLLERVPHTTMMIH
- a CDS encoding YxcD family protein, which translates into the protein MILSMDEIVNAICLHMAERKGVQPTDVVVELSWDEDTGYTAEVHVQGRSQYLVEANMIEAILRYLHSEYNIRAYREQVRLDLDEEITAIVQT
- a CDS encoding PadR family transcriptional regulator gives rise to the protein MNLLSYGLLGLLAREESSGYDLMLRIQPFWQAKHSQIYPLLARMESKELLASRWIQQSDKPDKKMYTITDKGIHMLQQWSQETLAAPVTRDELSLRLFCLWLTDKTSANRMLEERKRYFIQKIQHLEDILNDIPAENLHFGSKNFGDYILVQKGLLNARAGLEWCQMVLRMLLAGDVRADTNPFLLKP
- a CDS encoding beta-class carbonic anhydrase; protein product: MDHIQEILEYNRVFVENKEYEAYRTGKFPNKKMVIITCMDTRLTELLPKAMNLRNGDVKIIKNAGAIISQPFGSVMRSVLVALYELGADEVLVVGHYECGMAALNADHMVNEMLDRGISQEVLSTLENSGIKLNKWLKGFDNIEEGVQTTVKLIKNHPLLPPNTPVHGMVIHPDTGALTLVVDGNNQ